From a single Vampirovibrio chlorellavorus genomic region:
- a CDS encoding glycosyltransferase family 2 protein, with protein MTYKSQTISAIVITENNAATLERCLSSLHWVDELVVFDRGSTDATLSIARGFTDKVLFHPSRNLNVVRRDALSMGKCDWLLLVEPDEWVEEMLRHEIDGVMLNTPSHLNGFTIPRQLRFQNQWLTVPLGDEPKRVLRLVRKQQWLIRDNWECSLAVNGDVGKLDRPLGYEPFTTVESLFGTINKLSTLAAYQYLEAHGTANGAQKPANLIFKTKLAAWKQFFLLGGLFKGITGQTMAMANTLQVFLKYAKVRALTVRS; from the coding sequence ATGACCTACAAATCCCAAACCATTTCGGCGATCGTGATCACCGAAAACAATGCCGCTACTCTGGAACGCTGCCTGTCTTCCCTGCACTGGGTGGATGAACTGGTGGTGTTTGATCGGGGGAGTACGGACGCTACCTTGAGCATTGCCCGGGGCTTTACCGACAAGGTGCTGTTTCATCCCTCCCGCAATTTAAACGTGGTGCGCCGGGATGCCTTGTCCATGGGCAAATGTGATTGGTTGCTGCTGGTGGAACCCGATGAGTGGGTGGAAGAGATGCTGCGGCACGAGATTGACGGGGTTATGCTGAACACGCCCTCGCACCTGAATGGCTTTACCATTCCCCGGCAGCTCCGGTTTCAAAACCAGTGGCTGACTGTCCCTCTGGGGGATGAGCCCAAGCGGGTGCTGCGGCTGGTACGCAAACAGCAATGGCTGATTCGGGATAACTGGGAGTGCAGTCTGGCCGTGAATGGCGATGTGGGGAAGCTGGATCGCCCTTTGGGGTACGAGCCGTTTACCACCGTGGAAAGCCTGTTCGGCACCATTAACAAGCTCTCGACCTTGGCCGCCTATCAATATCTGGAAGCGCACGGCACGGCCAACGGGGCCCAAAAGCCCGCCAATTTAATTTTTAAAACCAAGCTGGCCGCCTGGAAGCAGTTTTTCTTGCTGGGCGGTTTGTTTAAGGGCATTACCGGGCAAACCATGGCCATGGCCAACACCTTGCAGGTTTTTCTGAAGTACGCCAAGGTGCGCGCGCTTACGGTTCGCTCCTGA
- a CDS encoding FmdB family zinc ribbon protein → MPTNHYRCSQCQQVFTRTHGMLESLTLICEACGHFCTKVVLSAPMVMDGRATESITGAAAHPVTEGHHCGSGCVLHRRYSQGPVEGSEE, encoded by the coding sequence ATGCCCACTAATCACTATCGGTGTTCCCAGTGTCAGCAGGTGTTTACACGCACGCACGGCATGCTGGAAAGCCTGACCCTGATCTGTGAGGCCTGTGGGCATTTTTGTACCAAGGTGGTTTTATCTGCCCCAATGGTTATGGATGGCAGGGCGACAGAGTCGATCACTGGGGCAGCGGCTCATCCGGTGACGGAGGGGCATCACTGTGGGAGTGGGTGCGTTCTGCATCGTCGCTATTCTCAGGGGCCTGTCGAGGGGTCTGAAGAATAG
- the ribD gene encoding bifunctional diaminohydroxyphosphoribosylaminopyrimidine deaminase/5-amino-6-(5-phosphoribosylamino)uracil reductase RibD has protein sequence MPVHAPLLYQNIDEAYIARCLALAELGACTVSPNPLVGAIVLDSAGRKVGEGYHQRAGEAHAEVIALEQAGDKAKGGTLYVNLEPCNHYGRTPPCTQKIIESGIQRVVCGTLDPNPLVAGAGRDMLQNARISVRYGFLEAECRRLNEFFFHAIVHKTPFVTLKLGLSLDGKIANRHGESQWLTGAFSRQYVHHLRQHYDAILTTAETVIADNPQLTVRDIPNIKKQPIKIILDRQFRLNPDKYRIFKGEAPTWVVTSKTSHNAANAQKAKAQGIKIIELDEAGTGLNLKALMPQLGELEINSLFVEAGGRLASSLLAENLVNKFYLFYAPKVLKDQMAKAAFGPTFQLDLPDAPQLEIIQTRQLDQDWVVEAQPYKKVKHYPGLINTATGL, from the coding sequence ATGCCTGTACACGCTCCTTTACTGTATCAAAATATTGATGAGGCCTATATTGCCCGCTGCCTGGCATTGGCTGAATTAGGAGCCTGCACGGTCAGCCCCAACCCTTTGGTAGGGGCCATTGTGCTGGATTCCGCCGGACGCAAGGTGGGAGAAGGCTATCACCAACGGGCCGGAGAAGCCCATGCTGAAGTCATCGCCCTGGAGCAAGCGGGAGACAAAGCCAAAGGCGGCACGCTATACGTTAATTTAGAACCCTGCAACCACTACGGCAGAACGCCCCCCTGCACCCAAAAAATTATTGAGTCCGGCATTCAGCGGGTGGTGTGCGGCACGTTAGATCCCAATCCACTGGTGGCTGGCGCCGGGCGGGACATGCTGCAAAACGCCCGCATTTCGGTGCGCTACGGTTTTTTAGAGGCCGAATGCAGACGGCTGAACGAATTCTTTTTTCACGCCATTGTGCATAAAACCCCGTTTGTCACGCTAAAACTCGGGCTTAGTCTGGACGGCAAAATCGCCAACCGCCACGGGGAAAGCCAATGGCTGACCGGTGCCTTTTCCCGGCAGTACGTTCACCATTTGCGCCAGCATTACGATGCCATTTTAACCACCGCGGAAACGGTGATTGCCGATAACCCCCAGCTAACTGTGCGGGATATTCCGAATATTAAAAAGCAACCCATCAAAATTATTCTGGATCGCCAATTCCGGCTCAACCCAGATAAATACCGCATCTTCAAAGGGGAAGCCCCCACCTGGGTGGTGACTTCCAAGACCAGCCACAATGCCGCCAACGCCCAAAAAGCCAAAGCACAAGGAATCAAAATTATTGAGCTGGATGAAGCCGGCACCGGCTTAAACCTGAAAGCCCTGATGCCTCAACTGGGCGAACTGGAAATCAACAGCCTGTTTGTGGAAGCCGGTGGACGACTGGCCTCCTCCCTGCTGGCGGAAAATCTGGTGAACAAGTTTTACCTGTTCTACGCCCCCAAAGTTTTAAAGGATCAAATGGCCAAAGCCGCATTTGGCCCAACGTTCCAGCTGGATTTACCCGATGCCCCGCAGTTAGAAATCATTCAAACCCGCCAGCTGGATCAGGATTGGGTGGTGGAAGCGCAACCTTACAAAAAGGTGAAACACTACCCCGGCCTCATCAACACAGCCACCGGGCTTTAA